A genomic segment from Neisseria perflava encodes:
- a CDS encoding oligosaccharide flippase family protein, with the protein MNAKKILGYALGPIGSAAFGLLSLPLISWYFPAEDIGRIVLLQTIAGLSILLLGLGLDQSYIRDYYAVKDKAALFKSVFLSPLILTVAVVVLVLLINASWPSEIIFDIPSANLGILFLIFLATTLITRFLALILRMKEQALAFSVSQLAPKFLILVLVFAVIASGLPTNTTSLVFTYTAAQVLTVVLLIYQLRQDLQAVSHAKWSPELHRDGLRYGLPLAFGNLAYWGLTSIDRFVLKDISGLDELGIYSMAVSFGAVALIFQSVFSTIWAPLVFKWVEEKTNLDKIGDITLSMTVLISAMICLIGIFSPMVTWILPEKYTQVQFILLSCMLFPLFYTLTEVSGIGLNVVRSTWLITVINIVAFIANTALLYLLVPKFGAKGAAMASATAFWLFFIFKTEFSSRLWQPLPRLKIYTNSTLCLMICLAYTWLGTRDNYIWFALAWAVGLGFLFLKYKQALFAATEKIKAKLNRSAK; encoded by the coding sequence ATGAACGCGAAAAAAATCCTCGGCTACGCATTGGGCCCGATAGGAAGCGCCGCTTTCGGCCTGCTTTCCCTGCCGCTCATCTCATGGTACTTCCCTGCGGAAGACATCGGCCGTATCGTACTCTTGCAGACCATTGCCGGACTGAGCATCCTGTTGCTGGGCTTGGGGCTGGACCAATCCTATATTCGCGACTATTACGCCGTTAAAGACAAGGCCGCGCTGTTCAAATCCGTTTTTTTATCGCCATTGATTCTGACTGTGGCGGTTGTGGTTTTAGTGTTACTGATAAACGCATCATGGCCGTCTGAAATCATTTTTGACATCCCCAGTGCAAATTTGGGGATTCTCTTTCTGATTTTCTTGGCCACTACGCTGATTACCCGTTTTTTAGCCTTGATTTTGCGGATGAAAGAGCAGGCATTGGCTTTTTCCGTCAGCCAGCTTGCGCCGAAATTCTTGATTTTGGTGTTGGTTTTTGCCGTGATTGCTTCCGGCTTACCTACCAATACTACTTCGCTGGTTTTTACCTACACCGCAGCCCAAGTGCTGACCGTTGTACTGTTGATATATCAGCTGCGCCAAGACCTGCAAGCCGTTTCCCATGCGAAATGGTCGCCCGAGCTGCATCGGGACGGCCTGCGCTACGGCCTGCCGCTGGCATTCGGCAACTTGGCCTATTGGGGCCTGACTTCGATTGACCGCTTTGTCCTCAAAGACATCTCGGGTTTGGACGAATTGGGCATCTATTCGATGGCAGTCAGCTTTGGTGCCGTCGCCTTGATTTTCCAAAGTGTGTTTTCCACTATTTGGGCGCCTTTGGTGTTCAAATGGGTAGAAGAAAAAACCAATCTGGATAAAATCGGCGACATCACGCTTTCCATGACCGTCCTCATCAGCGCAATGATTTGCCTCATTGGGATTTTCTCGCCGATGGTGACCTGGATACTGCCGGAAAAATACACGCAGGTTCAATTTATCCTGCTCTCGTGTATGCTCTTCCCCCTGTTTTACACGCTGACCGAAGTCAGCGGCATCGGTTTGAACGTTGTCCGCTCAACTTGGCTGATTACCGTCATCAACATCGTTGCCTTTATCGCCAATACCGCCCTGCTCTATCTGCTGGTACCGAAATTCGGTGCAAAAGGTGCGGCTATGGCCAGCGCAACGGCTTTTTGGCTGTTTTTCATCTTTAAAACCGAATTCTCTTCACGCCTGTGGCAGCCTTTGCCGCGCCTGAAGATTTATACAAACTCAACGCTCTGCCTGATGATCTGCCTTGCCTATACTTGGCTGGGTACGCGCGACAACTACATCTGGTTTGCGCTGGCATGGGCAGTCGGGCTGGGTTTCCTGTTCCTAAAATACAAACAAGCACTATTTGCCGCGACCGAAAAAATCAAAGCCAAATTAAACCGTTCGGCAAAATAG
- the ribD gene encoding bifunctional diaminohydroxyphosphoribosylaminopyrimidine deaminase/5-amino-6-(5-phosphoribosylamino)uracil reductase RibD — MFSALDTQMMQTALELAKLGRFSTSPNPRVGCVIAHGAQIIGQGFHVKAGEPHAEVHALRQAGAAAKGATAYVTLEPCSHYGRTPPCAEALVHSGVTRVVAAMTDPNPLVAGKGLSMLEAAGIRTESGLLEAQARELNRGFLSRIERGRPFVRLKCAASLDGKTALSDGRSFWITGEAAREDVQILRAESCAVLTGIGTVLADNPKLNVRSFPTLRQPARIVLDSRLQIPLDCHLVTDTESPTVIVTLSSDEQRLQALSAFEHIRIIRPSEHINGRINLLSLMPQLAELGFGEVLVEAGSTLASAFLKDDLVDEIVLYQAPKLLGAGKPLFSIPENPAVLLSDGPWQSQSVEIIGQDIKWVLRKKST; from the coding sequence ATGTTTTCCGCACTTGATACCCAAATGATGCAAACCGCCCTCGAGCTGGCCAAGCTTGGGCGGTTTTCTACTTCCCCCAATCCCCGCGTCGGTTGCGTGATTGCACACGGCGCCCAAATCATCGGACAAGGTTTCCACGTCAAAGCAGGCGAGCCGCACGCTGAAGTTCACGCGTTAAGGCAGGCCGGAGCGGCGGCAAAAGGCGCAACAGCCTATGTCACGCTGGAACCTTGCAGCCATTACGGCCGTACACCACCGTGCGCCGAAGCGCTGGTTCATTCCGGCGTAACGCGCGTAGTCGCCGCCATGACCGACCCTAACCCGTTGGTCGCAGGCAAAGGCTTATCCATGCTGGAAGCCGCCGGAATCCGTACAGAAAGCGGTTTGCTGGAAGCTCAGGCGCGCGAACTCAACCGCGGTTTCCTGTCGCGTATCGAACGCGGCAGACCGTTTGTCCGCCTCAAATGCGCTGCCAGTTTGGACGGCAAAACCGCTCTTTCAGACGGCCGCAGCTTTTGGATTACCGGCGAAGCGGCACGCGAAGACGTACAAATTCTCCGTGCCGAAAGTTGCGCCGTTTTGACCGGTATCGGTACCGTACTTGCCGACAACCCGAAACTCAACGTTCGCAGCTTCCCCACCCTACGTCAACCTGCGCGTATCGTCTTGGACAGCCGACTGCAAATCCCTTTGGACTGCCACCTCGTGACCGATACCGAAAGCCCGACCGTTATCGTTACCCTTTCCTCAGACGAACAACGTTTGCAGGCTCTGAGTGCATTTGAACATATCCGCATCATCAGGCCGTCTGAACACATCAACGGTCGCATCAATCTTCTTTCACTCATGCCGCAACTGGCAGAGCTTGGCTTTGGCGAAGTTCTGGTAGAAGCCGGCTCAACACTTGCTTCAGCCTTCCTGAAGGATGACTTGGTGGATGAAATCGTCCTCTACCAAGCGCCGAAACTATTAGGCGCAGGCAAACCTCTTTTCTCCATTCCTGAAAATCCGGCCGTCCTGCTTTCAGACGGCCCTTGGCAAAGTCAATCAGTAGAAATCATCGGGCAGGACATTAAATGGGTTCTCCGGAAAAAATCCACCTAA
- a CDS encoding class II glutamine amidotransferase, producing MCQLLGMNCNTPTDIMFSFEGFRRRGGITDHHADGFGIGFFEGKGVRLFHDDKPSANSPVADLVRAYQIKSENVIAHIRKASQGQTSLANTHPFMREMWGEYWLFAHNGHLIDFYPEQGEYYHAVGSTDSERAFCFILNRLRSRFATKPEPEVLFDAIAGLTHEIRRYGLFNFVMSNGDCLFAHASTLLHYIVRKAPFGKARLLDDDVMVDFSTVTTPNDKVSVIATLPLTRDETWSQLAVNELVMFQDGDIVRSDRPENPVYMSAEEGLEIARAVGVSV from the coding sequence ATGTGCCAACTGCTCGGCATGAATTGCAACACTCCCACAGACATCATGTTTTCTTTTGAAGGCTTCCGCCGTCGAGGCGGCATTACCGACCACCATGCCGATGGTTTCGGCATCGGTTTCTTTGAAGGCAAAGGCGTGCGCTTGTTTCACGACGACAAACCCAGCGCCAACTCTCCTGTTGCCGATTTGGTACGCGCCTACCAAATCAAATCTGAAAACGTTATCGCCCATATCCGCAAGGCCTCACAAGGCCAGACTTCATTGGCGAACACTCATCCCTTTATGCGCGAAATGTGGGGCGAATATTGGCTGTTTGCACACAACGGCCATTTGATTGATTTTTACCCCGAGCAGGGCGAGTACTACCATGCCGTCGGCTCAACCGATTCCGAACGCGCATTCTGCTTTATCCTCAATCGCCTGCGCAGCCGCTTTGCCACAAAACCCGAACCTGAAGTTTTGTTTGATGCCATCGCCGGATTGACCCATGAAATCCGCCGCTATGGGTTGTTCAATTTCGTCATGTCCAACGGCGACTGCCTGTTTGCCCACGCCAGTACCTTACTGCACTACATCGTGCGCAAAGCCCCGTTTGGCAAAGCGCGTCTGCTGGACGATGATGTGATGGTCGATTTTTCCACAGTAACCACGCCAAACGACAAGGTCTCCGTCATCGCCACCCTGCCCCTGACGCGTGACGAAACTTGGTCGCAGTTGGCAGTCAATGAATTGGTAATGTTTCAAGACGGTGATATCGTCCGCAGCGACCGCCCCGAAAATCCGGTTTATATGAGCGCGGAAGAAGGTTTGGAAATCGCCCGTGCCGTCGGCGTATCGGTTTAA
- a CDS encoding Slam-dependent surface lipoprotein — MKLNLQKTTAAVLAVVFSVGAFAANNAYNPFEYGYKNHKYGKKWGKPASEAEGEKVMKHAAYRSGVYYTNVNRMPGNADRNGVKTVQVNDAYTRQNLGRYAFNTIKSGDSEVYYGEWVGKEYAKGSNRGVFYSGDKRATSMPVSGVANYAVKGINNYTGNNPMVGTLRADFGQRVLTGSMKNNAVQMDIHSRIKPSSASFEGYARANGHFGKTEGHFFGNGASALAGVAKFKTDRNLDTAYGGVKR; from the coding sequence ATGAAACTGAATCTGCAAAAAACCACCGCTGCTGTTTTGGCTGTTGTGTTCAGCGTAGGCGCATTTGCAGCTAATAATGCCTATAACCCATTCGAGTATGGCTACAAAAATCACAAATACGGCAAAAAATGGGGCAAGCCTGCATCTGAAGCCGAAGGCGAAAAAGTGATGAAACACGCTGCCTACCGTTCAGGCGTGTACTACACCAACGTAAACCGTATGCCTGGCAATGCAGACCGCAATGGCGTGAAAACCGTACAGGTTAACGACGCATATACCCGTCAAAACCTCGGCCGCTATGCGTTCAACACCATCAAGAGCGGTGACTCTGAAGTATACTACGGTGAGTGGGTCGGTAAAGAATACGCTAAAGGCTCTAACCGCGGCGTTTTCTACTCCGGCGACAAACGCGCTACCTCTATGCCTGTATCCGGTGTAGCCAACTACGCAGTTAAAGGTATCAATAACTACACCGGCAACAACCCGATGGTTGGTACTTTGCGCGCAGACTTCGGTCAACGCGTCTTGACCGGTTCTATGAAAAATAACGCTGTACAGATGGACATCCATTCCCGCATCAAGCCATCCAGCGCATCATTTGAAGGCTACGCTCGCGCCAACGGCCACTTCGGTAAAACCGAAGGCCACTTCTTCGGCAACGGTGCAAGCGCGTTGGCCGGTGTTGCCAAATTTAAGACCGACCGCAATCTGGATACGGCATACGGCGGCGTAAAACGCTAA
- a CDS encoding surface lipoprotein assembly modifier — translation MYKPSACLILLLSAPVLAAPRSDFSDDRTAQRLWQDTRQTMQEQEQKVREYHLDISAPHTGKTAESDSEADQGEALFNAVNRSDWQTVRPLLERYTQQTEYDPDIASFARASLARGEGKWKAAKQEYETLLQRHPDFTRGRLDYARLLFEGRLNREASSEFVHLQNEDLPEAVKENIAHFQDALNQRQSWKGSLSVGAVHNSNINEASGKVWCKTEIDGECWEEFSGDKPISANGIKYEAAAVRRWQVKGHHGIAARALGYGRFYRDHKDFNEHTLNLSAGYQFENQRHTFAFAPLVEWNGSGSKTLNRAYGVRNEWNLDKGDWTWNTEAEWKHLSYADKTRLLDGSLLSVYNTLSYFPRNDLMLYGGIDWQQRKTKDPVDSYRQISARLGAAKMFEAGFDVSVSATFGIRSHREENAVLEQRRRDKEQTYRLSIGADRWKFAGLKPVLSYKHRRVNGNTDWLYSYKQNEVGLSLVRSF, via the coding sequence ATGTACAAACCGTCTGCCTGCCTGATTCTGCTTCTTTCTGCTCCCGTCCTTGCCGCGCCGCGTTCTGATTTTTCAGACGACCGCACCGCGCAACGCCTGTGGCAGGATACCCGCCAAACCATGCAGGAGCAGGAACAAAAAGTGCGCGAATATCATCTCGATATTTCTGCTCCGCATACCGGGAAGACAGCCGAGAGCGACTCCGAAGCCGACCAAGGCGAGGCACTGTTTAATGCTGTCAACCGCAGCGATTGGCAAACCGTTCGCCCTCTGCTGGAGCGTTATACCCAGCAAACCGAATACGATCCCGATATCGCTTCGTTTGCCCGTGCTTCTCTTGCACGAGGCGAAGGTAAGTGGAAAGCCGCCAAACAAGAATACGAAACCCTGTTGCAACGTCATCCCGATTTTACACGCGGACGGCTTGATTACGCACGCCTGCTTTTTGAAGGCCGTCTGAACCGCGAAGCATCTTCTGAATTTGTACACCTTCAAAACGAAGACTTGCCTGAAGCCGTCAAAGAAAACATCGCCCATTTCCAAGATGCCTTGAACCAGCGTCAAAGCTGGAAAGGCAGCCTCTCCGTCGGCGCCGTCCACAATAGCAACATCAACGAAGCCAGCGGCAAAGTGTGGTGTAAAACCGAAATCGACGGCGAATGTTGGGAAGAATTTTCAGGCGACAAACCCATTTCCGCCAACGGCATCAAATACGAAGCCGCCGCCGTCCGCCGCTGGCAGGTTAAAGGACACCACGGCATTGCCGCTCGCGCGCTCGGCTATGGCCGCTTCTACCGCGACCATAAAGATTTCAACGAACACACGCTCAACCTCAGTGCAGGCTATCAGTTTGAAAACCAGCGCCACACTTTCGCCTTCGCACCACTTGTCGAATGGAATGGCAGCGGCAGCAAAACCCTCAACCGCGCCTATGGTGTGCGCAACGAATGGAACCTCGACAAGGGCGATTGGACATGGAACACGGAAGCTGAGTGGAAACACCTTTCTTATGCAGACAAAACCCGTTTGCTCGACGGCAGCCTCCTCTCCGTTTACAACACCTTGTCTTATTTTCCGCGCAACGACCTGATGCTCTACGGTGGCATAGACTGGCAGCAGCGCAAAACGAAAGACCCTGTGGACAGCTATCGCCAAATTTCCGCACGGCTGGGTGCGGCAAAAATGTTTGAAGCCGGTTTCGACGTTTCCGTGTCTGCTACCTTCGGCATCCGCAGCCATAGGGAAGAGAATGCCGTCCTCGAACAACGCCGCCGCGACAAAGAACAAACCTACCGCCTCAGCATAGGCGCTGACCGCTGGAAATTCGCCGGCCTTAAGCCCGTCCTCAGCTATAAACACCGCCGCGTTAACGGCAACACCGACTGGCTGTACAGCTACAAACAAAACGAAGTCGGTTTGTCACTGGTGAGGTCGTTTTAA
- a CDS encoding nucleotide sugar dehydrogenase, whose translation MKNITIQKFADKTAKIGIVGLGYVGLPLMLRYVDIGYQVLGFDIDTNKVDKLNKGESYIEHIPSDKIAAASNSLFEATTDFSRIGEVEAVILCVPTPLNKYREPDMSFVIDTTDAVKPYLRAGQVLSLESTTYPGTTEEELLPRMEEGGLKVGQDVFLVYSPEREDPGNPNFETRTIPKVIGGHTPACLEVGLALYQPAIDKVVPVSSTKAAELTKLLENIHRAVNIGLVNEMKIVADKMGIDIHEVINAAATKPFGFVAYYPGPGLGGHCIPIDPFYLTWKAREYGVNTRFIELAGEVNSHMPDYVIEKVGLALNDHNRSIKDSKILVLGIAYKKNVDDMRESPSVEVMDRLHKLGAVVSYSDPHVPEFPHIPGHHYFDLKSEALTPETVAQYDCVVLTTDHDKFDYDMITEHAKLIVDTRGKFPVKNPKVIKA comes from the coding sequence ATGAAAAACATTACGATACAAAAATTTGCCGATAAGACCGCAAAAATCGGCATCGTTGGCTTAGGCTACGTCGGTTTACCACTGATGTTGCGCTATGTGGATATCGGTTACCAAGTTTTGGGTTTCGACATTGACACCAACAAAGTCGACAAGCTCAACAAAGGCGAAAGCTACATTGAGCATATCCCTTCCGACAAAATTGCCGCTGCTTCCAACAGCCTGTTTGAAGCAACGACCGACTTCTCCCGCATCGGCGAAGTAGAAGCCGTCATTTTGTGCGTACCGACTCCGCTGAACAAATACCGTGAGCCGGACATGAGCTTTGTGATTGACACTACCGATGCGGTAAAACCTTACCTGCGCGCCGGTCAAGTGCTGTCTTTAGAATCCACCACCTACCCCGGTACTACCGAAGAAGAATTGCTGCCACGTATGGAAGAAGGCGGCTTGAAAGTCGGTCAAGACGTGTTCTTAGTTTACTCTCCTGAGCGTGAAGACCCGGGTAACCCTAACTTTGAAACCCGTACCATTCCAAAAGTCATCGGCGGCCATACCCCTGCCTGTTTGGAAGTCGGCCTTGCGCTGTACCAACCTGCCATCGATAAAGTTGTTCCAGTAAGCTCCACCAAAGCTGCCGAGCTGACCAAACTCCTGGAAAACATCCACCGCGCCGTAAACATTGGCTTGGTGAACGAGATGAAAATCGTTGCCGACAAAATGGGCATCGACATTCACGAAGTCATCAATGCCGCTGCGACCAAACCGTTCGGCTTCGTTGCTTATTACCCAGGTCCAGGCTTGGGTGGTCACTGTATCCCTATCGACCCGTTCTACCTGACTTGGAAAGCACGCGAATACGGCGTAAACACCCGCTTCATCGAGCTTGCCGGCGAAGTAAACTCCCACATGCCTGACTACGTTATCGAAAAAGTCGGCCTGGCTTTGAATGACCACAACCGTTCTATCAAAGACAGCAAAATCTTGGTATTGGGTATCGCCTACAAGAAAAACGTGGACGATATGCGTGAAAGCCCGTCTGTAGAAGTGATGGACCGCCTGCACAAACTGGGCGCAGTGGTTTCCTACTCTGACCCGCACGTTCCAGAGTTCCCACACATCCCCGGCCACCACTACTTCGACCTGAAGAGCGAAGCGCTGACTCCTGAAACTGTCGCCCAATACGATTGCGTGGTTCTGACCACCGATCACGACAAATTCGACTATGACATGATCACCGAACATGCCAAGCTGATTGTCGATACACGCGGCAAATTCCCAGTAAAAAATCCTAAAGTCATCAAAGCATAA
- a CDS encoding DUF6236 family protein: MAPPVEVNGNTIIGGGVDLEQEIRMALFFWDKIILPNNNMFYMSYSNIGDVNLLQNEKILTIEEVWLTGSYSVNEDFFLNIQEEIFNNYNHKGTEYLWSLQQLHKDLSFKASKNIRKTLQRTIEFELYKAIPIPQRSIPLEEILNFKEKYNDELIMLRLCLSAMYDEIISSPDQIFTQNTKMLQLEKAICDLHKSMDSHKVMKNKCLVSHKIVLRADFSDLVGSISAAYGFYEGMKNLGVSQYFSAFLASVGAFIKIGIKRNEIIEDIPNELKDYAYISRIENEFA, translated from the coding sequence ATGGCACCTCCTGTCGAGGTTAATGGTAATACGATCATTGGGGGTGGAGTTGATTTAGAACAGGAAATTAGAATGGCACTGTTTTTTTGGGATAAAATCATTTTACCTAATAATAATATGTTCTATATGAGTTATTCCAATATAGGTGATGTTAATTTACTTCAAAATGAAAAAATTCTAACAATTGAAGAAGTATGGTTAACAGGAAGTTATTCGGTAAATGAAGATTTCTTCTTGAATATTCAAGAAGAAATTTTTAATAATTATAATCATAAAGGTACAGAGTATCTCTGGAGTTTGCAACAATTACATAAAGATTTGTCTTTTAAAGCTTCTAAAAACATAAGGAAAACTCTTCAAAGGACGATTGAATTTGAACTATATAAAGCTATTCCTATTCCACAAAGATCTATACCTCTTGAAGAAATTTTAAATTTCAAAGAAAAATATAATGATGAATTAATAATGTTGCGTTTATGCTTAAGTGCTATGTATGATGAAATAATTAGTTCTCCTGATCAAATATTTACTCAGAATACAAAGATGTTGCAACTAGAAAAAGCAATTTGTGATTTACATAAATCAATGGACTCACATAAGGTAATGAAAAACAAATGTCTGGTTAGTCATAAAATTGTATTAAGAGCAGATTTTTCAGATTTGGTTGGATCCATCTCGGCAGCTTATGGATTCTATGAAGGGATGAAGAATCTTGGAGTATCTCAATATTTTTCTGCGTTTTTGGCGTCAGTGGGTGCCTTTATAAAAATAGGAATTAAAAGAAATGAAATAATTGAGGATATTCCTAATGAATTAAAAGATTATGCATATATTTCTAGAATAGAGAATGAGTTTGCCTAA
- a CDS encoding PHP domain-containing protein: MIDLHCHSTVSDGMLSPTEVVRLALQNGCTLLALTDHDHTGGLAEARAEADTLGLPFVNGVEISVTWRGRTIHIVGLDFDEHNEALQNLLAEVRKGRLKRLEAIAAKLEKKGITGSYEGALALAANKEMASRTHIAEFLIREGHVKNKQQAFTKYLGDGKSCSVRHEWATLEDCVVAITGAGGMAIIAHPMRYELSATAKRNLFQEFKNLGGAGIEVHSGNCCKNDRLNYALLADRFDFLASAGSDFHRPNDFSGGILGACPDLPEQCRPVWEHFKAV; encoded by the coding sequence ATGATTGATTTACACTGCCATTCAACCGTTTCAGACGGCATGCTTTCCCCAACCGAAGTCGTCCGACTCGCCCTTCAAAACGGTTGCACCCTGCTCGCCCTGACCGACCACGACCATACCGGCGGACTTGCCGAAGCACGTGCCGAAGCCGATACCCTCGGCCTCCCCTTCGTCAACGGCGTGGAAATATCCGTCACTTGGCGCGGCCGCACCATCCACATTGTCGGTTTGGACTTTGACGAACACAACGAAGCCCTGCAAAACCTGCTTGCCGAAGTCCGCAAAGGCCGTCTAAAACGATTGGAAGCCATCGCGGCCAAACTGGAGAAAAAAGGCATAACAGGCTCGTATGAAGGCGCGCTGGCATTGGCCGCCAACAAAGAAATGGCCAGCCGTACCCACATTGCCGAATTCCTCATTCGCGAAGGCCATGTTAAAAACAAACAGCAGGCATTTACCAAATATCTGGGCGACGGCAAATCCTGTTCCGTCAGACATGAATGGGCCACACTGGAAGACTGCGTAGTCGCGATTACAGGCGCGGGCGGCATGGCCATTATCGCCCACCCGATGCGCTATGAATTATCCGCCACCGCCAAACGAAACCTCTTTCAAGAATTTAAAAATCTCGGCGGCGCAGGAATTGAAGTGCACAGCGGCAACTGCTGCAAAAACGACCGCCTCAACTATGCCCTGCTTGCCGACCGTTTCGACTTTCTCGCCAGCGCAGGCAGCGACTTCCACCGCCCCAACGACTTCAGCGGCGGCATACTCGGCGCCTGTCCCGACCTACCCGAACAATGCCGTCCTGTCTGGGAACACTTTAAGGCCGTCTGA
- the nrdR gene encoding transcriptional regulator NrdR, with protein sequence MKCPFCQHPNTQVADSRWLEDTNSIRRRRKCLECGQRFSTFETVEMRMPQVIKSNGTRVPFNPHKLQTSLERALHKRPVTQEQIDETVALIEQRLYRLGKKEVASRIVGEMAMEELAKIDQVAYVRFASVYKSFKDVSEFTQVIAECKAK encoded by the coding sequence ATGAAGTGCCCGTTTTGCCAACACCCCAATACACAAGTAGCCGACTCGCGATGGCTGGAAGACACCAACAGCATCCGTCGCCGTCGCAAATGCTTGGAATGCGGACAACGCTTCAGCACCTTTGAAACCGTTGAAATGCGGATGCCGCAAGTCATCAAATCCAACGGCACACGGGTTCCCTTCAATCCGCACAAACTGCAAACCAGCCTTGAGCGCGCGCTGCACAAACGCCCTGTCACACAAGAACAAATCGATGAAACCGTTGCCCTTATCGAGCAGCGCCTCTACCGTTTGGGCAAAAAAGAAGTCGCTTCGCGCATCGTCGGCGAAATGGCGATGGAAGAGCTGGCAAAAATCGACCAAGTTGCCTATGTCCGCTTCGCGTCCGTCTATAAAAGCTTTAAAGACGTTTCCGAATTCACCCAAGTCATCGCCGAATGCAAAGCCAAATAA